A section of the Mergibacter septicus genome encodes:
- the glpE gene encoding thiosulfate sulfurtransferase GlpE: MQETFTEISPEQAWQMLQDQQAVLLDIRDLPSFNLKHPVGAFHLTNETFNTFSQQYDFEFPLIVSCYHGKSSRNVAQYLVEQGYDQVYSLTGGFEAWLKAQLPIESHSSESN; the protein is encoded by the coding sequence ATGCAAGAGACATTTACTGAAATTAGCCCAGAACAAGCGTGGCAAATGTTACAAGATCAGCAAGCCGTTTTACTTGATATTCGAGATTTGCCAAGTTTTAATTTAAAACATCCTGTTGGGGCATTTCATCTTACCAATGAGACGTTTAATACTTTTAGTCAGCAATATGATTTTGAATTTCCGCTTATTGTTAGTTGTTATCATGGTAAAAGTAGTCGTAACGTTGCTCAATATTTAGTCGAGCAAGGTTATGATCAAGTGTATAGTTTAACGGGTGGTTTTGAAGCTTGGTTAAAAGCACAACTACCGATAGAAAGCCATTCCTCTGAAAGTAATTAA
- the menH gene encoding 2-succinyl-6-hydroxy-2,4-cyclohexadiene-1-carboxylate synthase, protein MAQHTLIFLHGFLGDKNDWQPVIDILQNHPNYRAIALDLPFHGKNQTESIRNFDEASHWLSHQIKHQISQPYTLIGYSLGGRIAAYFACQQQIPTTNLQRVVLEGANLGLRELQQRESRWQSDLAWAKRFQTEPLLDVLIDWYQQPVFASLTLSQRENVIKYRLKNDGKKLSEMLQATSLAKQPDLREQVRLNREKFYYICGEKDQKFRTMADSLALSPVLISQAGHNAHRENPTEFTTKLLEILVQA, encoded by the coding sequence ATGGCACAGCATACATTAATTTTTTTACATGGTTTTCTTGGCGATAAAAATGATTGGCAGCCAGTGATTGATATTCTTCAAAATCACCCAAATTATCGTGCTATTGCATTAGATTTGCCTTTTCATGGTAAGAATCAAACAGAAAGTATTAGGAATTTTGATGAAGCAAGCCATTGGCTAAGCCATCAGATTAAGCATCAGATTAGCCAACCTTATACATTAATTGGTTATTCATTAGGTGGACGGATTGCGGCTTATTTTGCTTGCCAACAGCAAATACCAACGACAAATTTACAGCGAGTCGTATTAGAAGGTGCAAATTTAGGTTTGAGAGAATTACAACAGCGAGAAAGTCGTTGGCAAAGCGATCTTGCGTGGGCAAAACGTTTTCAAACAGAGCCTTTGCTTGATGTTTTGATTGATTGGTATCAACAACCTGTGTTTGCTTCTTTAACCTTATCGCAAAGAGAAAATGTAATAAAATATCGGCTCAAAAATGACGGAAAGAAACTGAGTGAAATGCTACAAGCGACTTCTTTAGCAAAACAGCCTGATTTGAGGGAGCAAGTTAGATTGAATCGTGAAAAATTTTACTATATATGTGGTGAAAAGGATCAGAAATTCCGTACAATGGCAGACTCTTTGGCATTATCTCCAGTATTGATTAGTCAAGCTGGGCATAATGCACATCGAGAAAATCCAACAGAATTTACAACTAAATTACTTGAAATTTTAGTTCAAGCATAA